Genomic segment of Sphingobium sp. Z007:
CCCTTCGGTGAACAACCGCTTCTGGATCAGCCCCGCCACCTGCGGGCGCACTTCCGACATCATCGTCGATACGGTGCGGCCGGGCAATTCGCTGGACAAGGTGGCGTCCTGGGTGTTCAGCGTGACCACGCCCACTTCCACCGGCCCTTTTTGCGGCGGCTTTTGTTGCCCACAGGCCGCAAGCGACAGGCCAAGAGCGATCGATGCGACCCGAAGGCTGCGCAAAGTGGCGGAAATAGGCATGGTCTGACGCTTATCCTCGAAGACGTGCCAAGCAGGCCCCTGCGATGCCCGCCGACGCATGAAGGAAACCGGACCGGGCGCACGAGGGGGAGGGGGAAGGGACGCGCGTGATCGATTCGGCCCGCTGCACCGGGGTTCCAGCCAGGATGGCAGGGTTAGGCATCGCAAGGACTCCGTTGGCGTCGGCAGGGAGGGCCGACCCGGCCCTCATCGCGGCTTTACGGGCATCATTGTAGAGGGAGTGTTTTTCCCAATGCGGCGATGCGTTGCATCAGGGTTCATCTTCGTATCGCTTTGTATCGGCCTGTATCGACCAACAAGAAGCGCAGACTTTTGACGCGCCACACGCTAGGACAGGCCATGGCCGATGCTGTATCCTTCCGTCCCGCCACGGTGCTGGTGGTCGATGACGACGCCGATATACGCGACCTGATCGTCGGCCAATTGCGGCAGGAAAATTACCGCTTGCTGGCTGCCGCCAACCTGGCCGACCTGCGCCAGACGTTGCGCGACGAGGCGGTGGACCTTATCGTGCTGGACCTCAACCTGCCCGATGGCGACGGCCTGTCGCTGTGCCGTGAATTGCGGGCGGAGGGATCGGACGTGCAGATCATCATGGTGACTGCGCGCGGCACCGCGATCGACCGGGTATTGGGTCTGGAACTGGGCGCGGACGACTATCTGACCAAGCCGTTCGAACCGCGCGAACTGCTGGTGCGCATCCGCAACCTGCTGCGCCGTGCGCGCAGCGGGCCGGCCGCGCGCACCGGCGCGATGCGCTACGCCCATATCGGACCCTGGCGCGTCGACCTGGTCCAACGCCGGCTGGTCGCGCCCGACGATCGGCTAGTGATGTTGTCCTCAGCCGAATTTCGCCTGCTCAGCCGCTTCATAGACGAACCCAATGTCGTGCTGGACCGCGAGACATTGCTGCCCGAACGCCGCGCTACCGCGGCGTTCGACCGCTCGATCGATTTGCAGATCAGCCGCTTGCGGCACAAATTGTCAAGCCTGCCGGGCGGCGAGGATCTGATCCTGACAGTGCGCGGCGAAGGCTATGTCCTCGCCTGTTCGGTCGATCATTCATGATCGGCAAGCCGTTCCGGCGCGCCCGCGCTTTCTTCCGGTCCATGGCGGGACAGATTTTCCTGATCCTGACGCTGGGCATGTCGGTCGCCGCGATCATCGCGCTGTTGGTGGCGGAACAGACGCGCCATCATGATTTCGAACGGGTCCGCCGTCAGCGCGTCGTCGCAAGCGCCACCGACATTATGGACCGCTTGCAGCATGATCCCGCGCGTATCGAACCGATGCTGGCGGCGCGGCGCATCATGGGCGCCTATGTCGCGCCGGAGGGCGTGTCGCTGACCGATCAAGACAGCGCCATGGAAGCCATGCTGGTCGCCCGGCTGGGCGAATCTGCCGATCCGGAGGCGGGGCAGGTGCCCATCGGCCTTTGCTTCCCGCGCCATTCCGACGTGGAGCAGAAGGCGGCCGGCCTGATCGGCGCGCCGCGGCCGGACTGCTGGATCGTGCGTCTGACCGACGCCCATGGTCAGCGCCGGTCGATGGCGCTCAGCTTCCCGCGCCTTGCCAAGCCGCCCAGCACATTGTTCAATCCGCTCTACCTGATCGTCATCATCGCCGCATCGGCCGGACTAGCCATCTTGGTCGCGCGCTTTGTGTCCAAGCCGCTGCGCCGCCTGGAACGAGCGGCCGAAGCCTTTTCGGTGTCGCTCGACCCTGAGGAGATCCCCGAACGTGGGCCGGAGGAGGTGCGCGCGGCGCTTTCTACCTTCAACCTGATGCAGCGTCGCGCCCGCGCGGGCTTTGCCGAACGGACGCAATTGCTTGCCGCGATCAGCCATGATCTTCAGACGCCGCTCACCCGCCTGCGCCTGCGCCTGGAACTGGTCGAGAATGAGGAACTGCGCGCCCGCCTGCTGCAGGATCATCAGGCGATGCAGACGCTGGTGCGCGAGGGGCTGGACCTCGCCAGCAGCATCGAGGCGCGCGAGGAATGGTCCTGGCTCGACATCGATTCCCTGTTGACCAGCATGGCGGAGGACGCTGAGGAACTGGGCGCGCCCGTCCGCTTTTTAACCGGTTGCGGCGGCACGGTGCGGGTCAAGCCCAACGCGCTGACCCGCTGCATCGCCAATCTGGTGGACAATGCCGTGCGCTATGGCGGCAGCGCGGACATCAGTTGCGCGCGATCGGGCGGCAGGCTGCTGATCCATGTGCGCGATCATGGCCCCGGCATCCCCGTCGACCAGCTCGACCAGATGTTCGAACCCTTCACCCGCGGCGCCAGCAGCCAACCGGGGGGGCGTCACGGCACCGGCATTGGCCTGACCATCAGCCGGTCGCTGGCGATGAGTTTCGAGGCGTCCGTCCGCCTGCGCAATGCCGATGATGGCGGCCTGATCGCCACCATCGACATAAAGGCCTAAACCGCTAGCAACCCGGCGATCGTCAACGCAGCCGCGACCGGCACAACCGTCCGCGGCACCGCCGGGCGATAGGTCATGCCGAGCATCACGACTGCGCCCAATACCGGCAGCAGCCCGATCCAGGCGATAAGCGCCATGCCGGCGTCCGCCCACAGCAGCAGGCTGAGCAGCGACAGAGCAAGCAGCATCCATCCCGCCCATTCCAGATGGGCGACCCATGGACGACGCTGCCATCTTAGAAGCAGCACCGGTCGATGCCGCTGCATCCGCCCGGCCAGAGCGAACAGGGCGAGGTAGAGCAGGCCGATGGTGAGCATCATGCTGGCGCCATCCGGCGGCGAACCAGCCTGGGCACGCTGCGGCGGCGCAGCTGCTTCCAGACCAGCAGTGCCAATCCGACCGCCGTCGCCGTCAGTAGCATATTGCCCGTCATGATCATCGCATCCCCCGCCCAGATCGGTCCCAGTGCAGCGGCCAGCGCGCATAGCAGCGCCAGCAGGCCCAGCAGGAGCGGCCAGCCCAACGCGGGTGGCAGGAGCAGCCCCAGCACCAGCGCCGCGGCCGCGCTCCACAGGGCGACCGACACCTCCTGCTGCGCGCGCGCCTCCAAACCCAGTGGCAACAGGCGATTGGCGATGAGGTATGCCGCCATGCCGATTGGCACGCCCGCAAGGCCACCGACGTTCAGCCGCTCCAGCAACCGGTTGCCGATCGACAGCGGCGCGCGTTCCCGCCGCTTGACGATCCACAGGACCATGCCGCTCGCAATGGCGAGCGTTAGCATCGCACCACCCAGAAAATAGAGCCAGCGCGTCAACAGCGGCGCGAAATGGGCCATGTGCAGGCCATATATGGTTTGATAGGCGCGCAGCATCGGCCGTGTTTCGGTCCAGGCTTTCAGCAGCTTGCCTGTCGCACCGTCGAAGCTGATCTCGGCAGGCAGAGTGCCGATCGCGGCCGTCTCGACCGGATAGACGGTTACCACAGCCGCCGCGTCGCCGGGGTTGAAGATGTAGACGCGACTGATCGGTGCGCCGCCGAAATAATCCTGCGCCTGCGCCAGCATCGGAGCGACCGGGGCCAATGGCGTCTTGGTTCCGGTGGCCGCGCGCGTCACCGCGGCGGGAACCAGATCGCTATAGAGTGTCGCGACATCATCGCCATAGCCCGCGGCGATTCCCCACGGCATGTTGAGCGACGCCAGCGTCAGCAAGCCGGTGAAGGTAATCATGATGTGGAAGGGCAGGGACAGCACTCCCAGCGCATTATGCCCGTCCAGCCAAGACCTTTGGCCCTTGGCCGGGCGGAAGGTGAA
This window contains:
- a CDS encoding response regulator, which translates into the protein MADAVSFRPATVLVVDDDADIRDLIVGQLRQENYRLLAAANLADLRQTLRDEAVDLIVLDLNLPDGDGLSLCRELRAEGSDVQIIMVTARGTAIDRVLGLELGADDYLTKPFEPRELLVRIRNLLRRARSGPAARTGAMRYAHIGPWRVDLVQRRLVAPDDRLVMLSSAEFRLLSRFIDEPNVVLDRETLLPERRATAAFDRSIDLQISRLRHKLSSLPGGEDLILTVRGEGYVLACSVDHS
- a CDS encoding PepSY domain-containing protein; this encodes MTKAKATVRDGARQAMAWLHGWTGLLLGHILFIMCLAGTLSVFKPEISRWMRPEISGQADPNRAIISAIDWLSSNTTGSTGWYLSAPDGRSNVVEASYDSGGAYISRALDPVSGAPVARDTLGGEFFYRLHFELELPYPWGRLLASLAAMLMLVAIVTGIIAHKRFFKDIFTFRPAKGQRSWLDGHNALGVLSLPFHIMITFTGLLTLASLNMPWGIAAGYGDDVATLYSDLVPAAVTRAATGTKTPLAPVAPMLAQAQDYFGGAPISRVYIFNPGDAAAVVTVYPVETAAIGTLPAEISFDGATGKLLKAWTETRPMLRAYQTIYGLHMAHFAPLLTRWLYFLGGAMLTLAIASGMVLWIVKRRERAPLSIGNRLLERLNVGGLAGVPIGMAAYLIANRLLPLGLEARAQQEVSVALWSAAAALVLGLLLPPALGWPLLLGLLALLCALAAALGPIWAGDAMIMTGNMLLTATAVGLALLVWKQLRRRSVPRLVRRRMAPA
- a CDS encoding ATP-binding protein is translated as MIGKPFRRARAFFRSMAGQIFLILTLGMSVAAIIALLVAEQTRHHDFERVRRQRVVASATDIMDRLQHDPARIEPMLAARRIMGAYVAPEGVSLTDQDSAMEAMLVARLGESADPEAGQVPIGLCFPRHSDVEQKAAGLIGAPRPDCWIVRLTDAHGQRRSMALSFPRLAKPPSTLFNPLYLIVIIAASAGLAILVARFVSKPLRRLERAAEAFSVSLDPEEIPERGPEEVRAALSTFNLMQRRARAGFAERTQLLAAISHDLQTPLTRLRLRLELVENEELRARLLQDHQAMQTLVREGLDLASSIEAREEWSWLDIDSLLTSMAEDAEELGAPVRFLTGCGGTVRVKPNALTRCIANLVDNAVRYGGSADISCARSGGRLLIHVRDHGPGIPVDQLDQMFEPFTRGASSQPGGRHGTGIGLTISRSLAMSFEASVRLRNADDGGLIATIDIKA
- a CDS encoding DUF3325 family protein → MMLTIGLLYLALFALAGRMQRHRPVLLLRWQRRPWVAHLEWAGWMLLALSLLSLLLWADAGMALIAWIGLLPVLGAVVMLGMTYRPAVPRTVVPVAAALTIAGLLAV